A genomic segment from Arcobacter sp. CECT 8986 encodes:
- the selB gene encoding selenocysteine-specific translation elongation factor yields MSNIIIGTAGHIDHGKTSLIKALNGFEGDETKEEKQRGITIDLSFSNLRRGQQNIAFIDVPGHEKLVKNMIAGAFSFDCVMLVVAANEGIMPQTVEHIEIIDLLNIKELVVVITKKDLVDEDKLKEVTSQIQSFLKDFNFDIKFICSVSTNDKASIENLKEKLFTIKSTNKEQENFFRYYIDRVFSVKGIGTVVTGTVLGNKCEIDEKVFIPRLNKEAKIKNIQVHNKNALEANISNRAALNLQNIKTADLKRGDIISKKGYLRGFNTLDISFKCLKGKKLYHNRTYSLFIGSKKVEVKVLLFDSTSSLEEGFATVKAKEEFFSIYKEKVILRQSNDTIAGGTVLNCVNDPMKKTQKKELLDSLYQSNFDKAYKILLQAHKKGLGLISSAQRFALSHQEAVEFGENLSNVFCDKEELIIYPIETKDYIKEKIEDIYKKNKFALLSNAAIKLRIKWASTSFIQLVLDELTQSNFLKREKNLYKNANIKEDFTQSLETLIAKRLEEEKFSPTAPYNIYDDLDIDRKLGDNILKALCSKKQVFRLQHNLFIHADNLTHIVKEMKKIITDEGYIDIQNFKERYPLSRKYIIAYLDYLDNFSQIKKVDNKRVFVTQLV; encoded by the coding sequence ATGAGCAATATTATTATAGGTACTGCTGGGCATATTGACCATGGTAAAACATCACTAATCAAAGCATTAAATGGTTTTGAAGGTGATGAAACAAAAGAGGAAAAACAAAGAGGTATTACTATTGATTTATCTTTTTCAAACTTAAGAAGAGGTCAACAAAATATAGCTTTTATTGATGTTCCAGGGCATGAAAAACTTGTAAAAAATATGATTGCGGGAGCTTTTTCATTTGACTGCGTAATGTTAGTAGTTGCAGCAAATGAAGGAATTATGCCTCAAACAGTAGAACATATTGAGATTATTGATTTACTTAATATTAAAGAGTTAGTTGTTGTTATTACAAAAAAAGATTTAGTAGATGAAGATAAACTAAAAGAAGTAACATCACAAATACAGAGCTTTTTAAAAGATTTTAATTTTGATATTAAATTTATATGTAGTGTATCTACAAATGATAAAGCTTCAATTGAGAATTTAAAAGAGAAACTATTTACTATAAAAAGTACAAATAAAGAACAAGAAAATTTCTTTAGATATTATATAGATAGAGTATTTTCAGTAAAAGGAATTGGTACTGTTGTAACAGGTACAGTTTTAGGAAATAAATGTGAGATTGATGAAAAAGTATTTATTCCAAGATTAAATAAAGAAGCCAAAATAAAAAATATTCAAGTTCATAATAAGAATGCACTTGAAGCAAATATCTCAAATAGAGCTGCTTTAAATCTACAAAATATAAAAACAGCAGATTTAAAAAGAGGTGACATAATATCTAAAAAAGGATACTTAAGAGGTTTTAATACTTTAGATATTAGTTTTAAATGCTTAAAAGGTAAAAAGCTATATCACAATAGAACATACTCTTTATTTATTGGTTCTAAAAAAGTGGAAGTTAAAGTTTTATTATTTGATTCAACTTCTAGTTTAGAAGAGGGTTTTGCAACAGTAAAAGCAAAAGAAGAGTTTTTCTCTATTTATAAAGAGAAAGTTATTTTAAGACAATCAAACGATACTATTGCTGGAGGAACTGTTTTAAATTGTGTAAATGACCCAATGAAAAAAACACAAAAAAAAGAACTTTTAGATTCACTTTACCAATCAAATTTTGATAAAGCATATAAAATATTATTGCAAGCACATAAAAAAGGTTTGGGTTTAATCTCTTCTGCTCAAAGATTTGCACTAAGTCATCAAGAAGCAGTTGAATTTGGAGAGAACTTATCTAATGTATTTTGTGATAAAGAAGAGTTAATAATCTATCCAATTGAAACAAAAGATTATATCAAAGAAAAAATCGAAGATATTTATAAAAAGAATAAATTTGCCCTACTTTCAAATGCAGCTATTAAACTTAGAATAAAATGGGCAAGTACTTCTTTTATTCAGTTAGTTTTAGATGAATTAACGCAAAGTAATTTTCTAAAAAGAGAAAAGAACTTATATAAAAATGCAAATATAAAAGAAGATTTTACACAATCACTTGAAACACTAATTGCAAAAAGATTAGAAGAAGAGAAATTTAGTCCAACTGCACCTTATAATATCTATGATGATTTGGATATAGATAGAAAACTTGGAGATAATATTTTAAAAGCATTATGCTCTAAAAAACAAGTATTTAGATTACAACACAATCTTTTTATTCATGCAGATAATTTAACACACATAGTAAAAGAGATGAAAAAAATAATAACTGATGAAGGATATATTGATATTCAAAACTTCAAAGAGAGATATCCTCTAAGTAGAAAATATATCATTGCTTATCTTGATTATTTAGATAATTTTTCTCAAATTAAAAAAGTAGACAATAAAAGAGTTTTTGTTACACAACTTGTGTAA
- the selA gene encoding L-seryl-tRNA(Sec) selenium transferase, whose amino-acid sequence MTLLKQIPKVDKFIKNKIFENYSSKLITKIAKDKINKLREDILSNNVDNIDEQRLIDDVISEYEYITKPSLEKVINATGIIVHTNLGRSLITQKSFDKVKSLVSSYNNLEYDLKKGKRGERYSHIVKTLQNLTGCEDALVVNNNASAVFLILNTFAKNKEAVVSRGELVEIGGSFRVPEVMSQSGAILKEIGTTNKTHKKDYEEAINSNTSILMKVHKSNYSIEGFTSEVALEDIIDIANKNKVIDYYDMGSGHMIDLPYNLDKNEPSILKIMQHNPSLISFSGDKLLGSVQAGIILGKKELIKQIKKNQLLRMLRVDKITLSLLEVHLNSYLKDELEDIPTLKMLYTSTQTLNKRAQYIKENLQNICNCEIIETSSLIGGGTTPNRKIPTIALSIEYKDFKPNKIEELLRKNNLITRIENEKVLLDFRSIQEAELDEIVTIIKKVFK is encoded by the coding sequence ATGACTTTACTAAAACAGATTCCAAAAGTTGATAAATTTATCAAAAATAAAATCTTTGAAAACTACTCTTCTAAATTAATTACAAAAATTGCAAAAGATAAAATAAACAAATTAAGAGAAGATATTTTATCTAATAATGTTGATAATATCGATGAGCAAAGATTAATTGATGATGTTATATCAGAATATGAATATATCACAAAACCTTCTTTAGAAAAGGTAATTAATGCCACTGGAATAATAGTTCATACAAATCTTGGAAGAAGTCTAATTACACAAAAAAGTTTTGATAAAGTTAAAAGTTTAGTAAGTTCATATAATAACCTTGAATATGATTTAAAAAAAGGTAAAAGAGGTGAAAGATACTCTCATATAGTAAAAACTCTACAAAACCTAACAGGTTGTGAAGATGCACTAGTAGTAAATAATAATGCAAGTGCTGTATTTTTAATACTAAATACTTTTGCAAAAAATAAAGAAGCTGTTGTAAGTAGAGGTGAATTAGTAGAGATTGGAGGAAGTTTTAGAGTTCCTGAAGTAATGTCACAAAGTGGAGCTATTTTAAAAGAGATAGGAACAACAAATAAAACTCATAAAAAAGATTATGAAGAAGCAATAAATAGTAATACTTCAATCTTAATGAAAGTACACAAATCAAACTACTCTATTGAAGGCTTTACAAGTGAAGTTGCACTTGAAGATATAATTGATATAGCTAATAAAAATAAAGTAATTGATTATTATGATATGGGAAGTGGTCATATGATTGACTTGCCTTATAATTTAGATAAAAATGAACCATCAATATTAAAAATAATGCAACATAATCCTTCATTAATAAGTTTTTCTGGGGATAAATTATTAGGAAGTGTACAAGCAGGAATAATTCTTGGTAAAAAAGAGTTAATTAAGCAAATAAAAAAGAATCAACTATTAAGAATGTTAAGGGTTGATAAAATAACACTTAGCTTATTGGAAGTTCATTTAAATTCATACTTAAAAGATGAACTTGAAGATATTCCAACTTTAAAAATGCTATATACTTCAACACAAACACTAAATAAAAGAGCACAATATATAAAAGAGAATTTACAAAACATTTGCAATTGTGAGATAATAGAAACCTCATCTCTTATTGGAGGAGGAACAACACCAAATAGGAAAATTCCTACAATTGCTTTGAGTATTGAATATAAAGATTTCAAACCAAATAAAATAGAAGAACTTTTAAGAAAAAATAATCTAATAACACGAATTGAAAATGAAAAAGTATTATTAGATTTTAGAAGTATACAAGAAGCTGAACTTGATGAAATAGTAACAATTATAAAAAAGGTATTTAAATGA
- the selD gene encoding selenide, water dikinase SelD: protein MNNEYQLTKFVNAAGUAAKMGPGDLKQTICSLKPNDSRVLVGFDTSEDASVYQINDTQAMVQTLDFITPVIDDPYLYGRIAAANSLSDVFAMGAEVKTALNIVGFDRKNLSSEALGEILNGGNEKIKECGGVLLGGHTIESPEMYYGLSVTGMIHPDEIVRNNTAQIGDVLVLTKPIGMGILTTAIKRDLLTDSMIKKCSDIMSALNYLPSKIMKKYKVHSCTDITGFGLLGHSLECINELITFSINSSSVPLVQEAISLCEQGVVPGGSKRNLKYIEDKVLFMNNVDESFKLILSDAQTSGGLLISMSKEDAKEYIKEIEDLSFGYAAIIGDVIPKGAKDIIIH, encoded by the coding sequence ATGAATAACGAATATCAACTTACAAAATTTGTAAACGCTGCTGGTTGAGCTGCAAAGATGGGTCCGGGTGACCTTAAACAAACTATATGTAGTTTAAAACCAAACGATAGCAGAGTCTTAGTAGGATTTGATACAAGTGAAGATGCAAGTGTATATCAAATAAATGATACACAAGCAATGGTTCAAACACTTGATTTTATCACGCCGGTTATTGATGACCCATACTTATATGGGAGAATAGCTGCTGCAAATTCACTTAGTGACGTTTTTGCTATGGGTGCGGAAGTAAAAACTGCGTTAAATATAGTAGGTTTTGATAGAAAAAATTTATCTTCAGAGGCTTTAGGAGAGATTCTAAATGGAGGTAATGAAAAGATTAAAGAGTGCGGCGGAGTACTTTTAGGTGGACATACTATTGAATCACCTGAGATGTATTACGGACTAAGTGTTACAGGGATGATTCATCCTGATGAAATAGTTAGAAATAATACTGCACAAATTGGGGATGTACTTGTTTTAACAAAACCAATTGGTATGGGTATTTTAACAACAGCTATTAAAAGAGATTTATTAACTGATAGTATGATAAAAAAATGTAGTGATATTATGTCTGCATTAAATTATCTACCATCAAAAATAATGAAAAAATATAAAGTTCACTCGTGTACAGATATTACAGGTTTTGGACTTTTAGGTCACTCTTTAGAATGTATAAACGAATTGATTACTTTTAGTATAAACTCAAGTAGTGTTCCATTGGTACAAGAGGCTATTTCTTTATGTGAACAAGGCGTAGTTCCTGGTGGTTCAAAAAGAAATTTAAAATATATAGAAGATAAAGTTCTATTTATGAATAATGTAGATGAATCTTTTAAACTTATACTTAGTGATGCACAAACTTCTGGTGGATTACTAATATCTATGAGTAAAGAGGATGCAAAAGAGTACATTAAAGAGATAGAAGATTTATCTTTTGGTTATGCTGCAATTATTGGTGATGTTATACCAAAAGGTGCAAAAGATATAATTATTCACTAA
- a CDS encoding transglutaminase-like domain-containing protein: MQRRSFLKTAAVVGTTMAITPSIVLSDTKTNAFGITKKPRKFSVTNTFDLETNDQVAKLWVPLPLDSSYQKVLKVSYDGDFDEAFISNNNAYDTKLLFAKWNKNSKSRKLVVKFDIIMQERSVNFPKAKNSTIYPEDVKEFLKGTKHTPITKKLTSFANEITKDARTPLEKAQAIFDWTVDNMYRDESVIGCGVGDASRIIEKKLFGGKCTDVSSVFVALLRNAGIPAREVFGIRLGKSMISKSCGKADENGFAKITGGQHCRAEFYLVGLGWVPADPADVTKVRTQEKLTNDDKKIKDLRKYFFGNWEMNWAAFNYARDFVLNPKPAQYPLNMLGYPYGEMDDDVLNYYAPKEFKYSYTSQEVK; encoded by the coding sequence ATGCAAAGAAGATCTTTTTTAAAAACAGCAGCAGTTGTAGGTACAACAATGGCTATTACTCCTTCAATAGTATTATCAGATACTAAAACAAACGCTTTTGGAATAACTAAAAAACCAAGAAAGTTTTCAGTTACAAATACATTTGATTTAGAAACAAATGACCAAGTTGCAAAACTTTGGGTTCCACTTCCTTTAGATTCTAGTTATCAAAAAGTATTAAAAGTTTCATATGATGGTGATTTTGATGAGGCATTTATCTCAAATAATAACGCATATGATACAAAACTTTTATTTGCTAAATGGAATAAAAATTCAAAATCAAGAAAATTAGTTGTTAAATTTGACATAATTATGCAAGAAAGAAGTGTTAACTTCCCAAAAGCAAAAAATAGTACTATTTACCCAGAAGATGTAAAAGAGTTCTTAAAAGGAACAAAACATACACCAATCACAAAAAAACTTACATCTTTCGCAAATGAAATAACTAAAGATGCAAGAACTCCATTAGAAAAAGCACAAGCAATTTTTGATTGGACAGTAGATAACATGTACAGAGATGAAAGTGTTATTGGTTGTGGAGTAGGTGATGCTTCTAGAATCATTGAAAAGAAACTATTTGGTGGAAAATGTACAGATGTAAGTTCTGTATTTGTTGCATTATTAAGAAATGCAGGAATTCCTGCAAGAGAAGTGTTTGGTATCAGATTAGGTAAATCAATGATTTCTAAATCTTGTGGTAAAGCTGATGAAAATGGTTTTGCTAAAATAACTGGTGGTCAACATTGTAGAGCAGAGTTCTATTTAGTTGGATTAGGTTGGGTTCCAGCAGATCCAGCAGACGTGACTAAAGTAAGAACACAAGAAAAACTTACAAATGATGATAAAAAAATCAAAGATTTAAGAAAATATTTCTTCGGAAATTGGGAAATGAACTGGGCAGCATTTAACTATGCTAGAGATTTTGTATTAAATCCAAAACCAGCACAATATCCATTAAATATGTTAGGTTATCCATATGGTGAAATGGATGATGATGTATTAAATTACTATGCACCTAAAGAGTTTAAGTATTCATATACTTCACAAGAAGTAAAATAG
- a CDS encoding transporter, which translates to MKKIALIVSAVFTAVLSTLCCIPAFLFIFFGVSVGGLTFLSDLGYLRIPFFIITMILLFFAFKKSNSKDIKCACSKKEILKKSLVFSSIFLLFFVLLFYPEFSVYFID; encoded by the coding sequence ATGAAAAAAATAGCATTAATAGTATCAGCAGTTTTTACTGCTGTACTATCTACATTGTGCTGTATTCCTGCATTTTTATTCATCTTTTTTGGTGTTAGTGTAGGAGGATTGACATTTTTAAGTGATTTAGGATATTTACGTATTCCTTTTTTTATAATCACAATGATTTTGTTATTTTTTGCTTTTAAAAAGAGTAATTCAAAAGATATAAAATGTGCATGTTCTAAAAAAGAGATATTAAAAAAGAGTCTTGTTTTTAGTTCTATATTTTTGCTATTTTTTGTATTGCTTTTTTATCCAGAATTTTCTGTTTATTTTATTGATTAG
- a CDS encoding heavy-metal-associated domain-containing protein, with translation MKKLFLLFFITVSLFSKEVAIKVEQMHCPLCTTMIKQAIKKVDGVTKVKVKLPTKTATVNYDESKVNIADILKAIKSTSYEGEVIK, from the coding sequence ATGAAGAAATTATTTTTACTATTTTTTATAACTGTTTCTCTTTTTTCAAAAGAAGTAGCAATAAAAGTAGAACAAATGCATTGTCCTTTGTGTACAACGATGATAAAACAAGCCATTAAAAAAGTAGATGGAGTTACAAAAGTTAAAGTAAAGCTACCTACAAAAACTGCAACTGTTAACTATGATGAGAGTAAAGTAAATATTGCTGATATTTTAAAAGCAATAAAATCAACTTCATATGAAGGTGAAGTTATCAAATAG
- a CDS encoding response regulator → MQNKDLNILNKFNILYLEDDENLLKHTHDVLIDFVNEIYAVKTSKEALEVLKNKKVDVIISDILLENENGIDFLKNLKEDRNINIPTILTTAHTDTKYLLDAIKLKVENYIVKPINIKELLTTLHDILLPIVQEKELRRNNHVIKTISAITDSKQVDIIKYIINNLDNNNIFSASYSDIMDRINISKPTLIKLFKELAEKHILIKVQHKTYRFDENALDNI, encoded by the coding sequence ATGCAAAATAAGGATTTAAACATATTAAATAAGTTTAATATTTTATATCTGGAAGATGATGAAAATTTATTAAAACATACCCATGATGTATTAATTGATTTTGTAAATGAAATTTATGCTGTAAAGACTTCAAAAGAGGCTTTAGAAGTTTTAAAAAATAAAAAAGTTGATGTTATTATTTCAGATATATTACTTGAAAATGAAAACGGTATTGATTTTTTAAAAAATCTAAAAGAAGATAGAAATATAAATATTCCAACTATTCTTACAACAGCTCATACTGATACAAAATATTTACTAGATGCAATAAAATTAAAAGTAGAAAACTATATAGTAAAACCAATAAATATAAAAGAGTTATTAACAACTTTACATGATATTTTATTACCAATAGTTCAAGAAAAAGAGTTAAGAAGAAATAATCATGTAATCAAAACAATATCAGCAATTACAGATAGTAAACAAGTAGATATTATAAAATATATTATAAATAATTTAGATAATAACAATATTTTTTCGGCATCATACAGTGATATAATGGATAGAATTAATATTTCAAAACCAACACTTATTAAACTATTTAAAGAGTTAGCAGAAAAACATATTTTAATAAAAGTTCAACACAAAACATATAGATTTGATGAGAATGCCTTAGATAATATCTAA
- a CDS encoding sensor histidine kinase, which produces MLKKILSYFDNFNFALKTNFLIFIISSGMLGIVILALMTTFSIKYDFDKLYEQRTKPLIKLENIKDTYKVNIQDTLYDIEDKSITYKQANDVINLALQLIETNWKEYKKSNDMTPPTIYIGNIIKKFLTTQQQYYKNEILHKSISENIDKKMININARLHNLELSHKNENNIKEEFNKLHLEINAINIYITSLINYDLTLALNEKRDTEKGFDVIIAVSMISIVLIFLFSIILSVLLINHFKRLHKLLEAKVESKTKQLVELNNSLEKRVIQEVKNNRKKDIIMFQQARLASLGEMLNNIAHQWRQPLGSITMIVQSFQTKMQLGKLTDEFIDEKVNDALFLAENMSNTLDDFKNFFSPDKTKKIFSIKDCIEHSFELSKYALEKAGIKVIFIIKQDININSYYNELSHVFLNLINNSKDALCSNVNKNDRIIKVVVKQYKSDMVINFIDNGGGVPEEIAHKIFEPYYTTKYKSAGTGIGLYMSKQIVEKHMYGSIYQKNIIHKIDKIDNYSCSLFIIKIPILNEVLENAK; this is translated from the coding sequence ATGTTAAAAAAAATACTTTCATACTTTGATAATTTCAATTTTGCATTAAAAACAAACTTTCTTATATTTATTATTTCAAGTGGTATGTTAGGAATAGTTATTCTAGCACTTATGACTACTTTTTCTATTAAATATGACTTTGATAAACTTTATGAACAAAGAACAAAACCTCTTATAAAACTAGAAAATATAAAAGATACATACAAAGTAAATATTCAAGATACTCTTTATGATATTGAAGATAAAAGTATAACTTATAAACAAGCAAATGATGTAATAAATCTTGCACTTCAATTAATAGAAACAAACTGGAAAGAGTATAAAAAATCTAATGATATGACTCCACCTACTATTTATATTGGTAATATCATAAAAAAGTTTCTAACTACACAACAACAATACTATAAAAATGAGATTTTGCATAAAAGTATTTCTGAAAATATTGATAAAAAAATGATAAATATTAATGCAAGATTACATAACTTAGAGTTATCTCATAAAAATGAAAATAATATAAAAGAGGAGTTTAATAAACTTCATTTAGAAATCAATGCTATAAATATTTATATTACAAGTTTAATTAACTATGATTTAACTCTTGCCTTAAATGAAAAAAGAGATACAGAAAAAGGTTTTGATGTAATTATTGCAGTATCTATGATATCTATTGTGTTAATATTTCTGTTTTCTATTATTCTTTCGGTACTTTTAATCAACCACTTTAAAAGACTGCATAAACTACTAGAAGCAAAAGTTGAAAGTAAGACTAAGCAATTGGTTGAATTGAATAATTCACTGGAAAAAAGAGTAATTCAAGAAGTTAAAAACAACAGAAAAAAAGATATTATTATGTTCCAACAAGCAAGACTTGCAAGTTTAGGAGAGATGCTAAATAATATTGCCCATCAATGGCGTCAACCACTTGGTTCTATTACTATGATTGTTCAAAGTTTTCAAACAAAAATGCAACTTGGAAAATTAACTGATGAGTTTATTGATGAAAAAGTAAATGATGCTTTATTTTTGGCTGAAAATATGTCTAATACTTTAGATGATTTTAAAAACTTCTTCTCACCAGATAAAACAAAAAAGATATTTAGTATAAAAGATTGTATAGAACACTCATTTGAGTTATCAAAATATGCACTTGAAAAAGCTGGAATAAAAGTAATATTCATAATAAAACAAGATATTAACATAAATAGTTATTATAATGAACTATCTCATGTTTTTTTAAATTTAATAAATAATTCAAAAGATGCTTTATGTTCTAATGTAAATAAAAATGATAGAATTATTAAAGTAGTTGTAAAACAATACAAAAGCGATATGGTTATCAACTTTATTGACAATGGTGGTGGTGTTCCAGAAGAGATAGCACACAAAATATTTGAGCCATATTATACTACTAAATATAAAAGTGCTGGTACTGGTATCGGACTTTATATGTCAAAACAAATTGTTGAAAAACATATGTATGGTTCAATCTATCAAAAAAATATTATCCATAAGATTGATAAAATAGATAATTACTCATGTAGTTTATTTATTATAAAAATTCCAATATTAAATGAGGTGTTAGAAAATGCAAAATAA